From Hymenobacter sedentarius, a single genomic window includes:
- a CDS encoding bifunctional aldolase/short-chain dehydrogenase — protein MEKTLTFQHVSYLWDEAKALELAGDEVALFLYRSNLLGADLRLTNYAGGNTSCKITATDPVTGQPADVMWVKGSGGDIGTLTKAGCANLYVEKLHQLKNRYRGLAFEDEMVGLFEYCLFDPKCATPSIDTPLHGLLPFKHIDHLHPDALIAIAASKDGEQIMKEIWGDTMGWLPWQKPGFDLGLQLEKIVTDNPGLRGVILGGHGLFTWGNTSYESYLNTLEVIEQAATYLEAHYGQKVPVFGGVKLEQTLDAAGRRQQAAAVMPVLRGLASSQRRMLGHYTDDARVLEFVNSNDLARLAAKGTSCPDHFLRTKIRPLVLDPEQMQADAASVKTYLEGQFAAYRQDYAAYYERSKHANSPAIRDANPVIILWPGVGLFSFSKDKQTARVAAEFYTNAINVMKGAEAVSTYQGLPEQEAFNIEYWLLEEAKLQRMAPPKALSGKVAYVTGGTGGIGKAICEELLKLGACVVAVDRDRLEETQVELRKKFGQDSALTAAINVTDAESIAESLRQAVLQFGGVDIIVNCAGLSISKPLAETTQADWDILNDVLVKGQFLVSQAAVAILRQQGLGGDIVNIASKNGLVAGPNNVAYGTAKAAQLHMSRLLAAELGGDKIRVNTVNPDAVLRGSKIWEGDWAAGRAKAYGISVEELPQHYAKRTLLGEELLAEDIAKAVRVFVDGSLSKSTGNVLNVDGGVAMAFVR, from the coding sequence ATGGAAAAAACGCTCACTTTCCAACACGTCAGCTACCTCTGGGACGAGGCCAAGGCACTGGAGCTGGCCGGCGACGAAGTCGCCCTGTTCCTCTACCGCTCCAACCTGCTCGGTGCCGACCTGCGCCTTACCAACTACGCCGGCGGCAACACCTCCTGCAAAATCACCGCCACCGACCCCGTGACCGGCCAGCCCGCCGACGTAATGTGGGTGAAGGGCTCGGGCGGCGACATCGGCACGCTCACCAAAGCCGGCTGCGCCAACCTGTATGTCGAGAAGCTACACCAGCTCAAGAACCGCTACCGCGGCCTCGCATTCGAAGACGAAATGGTGGGCCTGTTCGAGTACTGCCTCTTCGACCCCAAGTGCGCCACGCCCAGCATCGACACCCCGCTGCACGGGCTGCTACCCTTCAAGCACATCGACCACCTGCACCCCGACGCCCTGATTGCCATTGCGGCCAGCAAAGACGGCGAGCAGATTATGAAAGAAATCTGGGGCGACACCATGGGCTGGCTGCCGTGGCAGAAGCCGGGCTTCGACCTGGGCCTGCAGCTGGAGAAGATTGTGACCGACAACCCCGGCCTGCGCGGCGTCATCCTCGGCGGCCACGGCCTGTTCACCTGGGGCAACACCAGCTACGAGTCCTATCTCAACACGCTCGAAGTCATTGAGCAAGCCGCCACCTACCTCGAAGCCCACTACGGCCAGAAAGTCCCCGTGTTCGGCGGCGTGAAACTGGAGCAAACCCTCGACGCCGCCGGCCGCCGCCAGCAGGCCGCCGCCGTGATGCCGGTATTGCGCGGGCTGGCCAGCAGCCAGCGCCGCATGCTGGGCCACTACACCGACGACGCCCGCGTGCTCGAGTTTGTCAACTCGAATGATTTGGCCCGCCTGGCCGCCAAAGGCACCTCCTGCCCCGACCACTTTCTGCGCACCAAAATCCGCCCACTGGTACTCGACCCCGAGCAAATGCAGGCCGATGCAGCCAGCGTGAAGACGTACCTGGAAGGCCAGTTTGCGGCTTACCGCCAGGACTACGCTGCCTACTACGAGCGCAGCAAACACGCCAACTCGCCGGCCATCCGCGATGCCAACCCGGTCATCATCCTGTGGCCCGGCGTGGGCTTGTTCTCCTTCTCGAAAGACAAGCAGACGGCCCGCGTGGCTGCCGAGTTCTATACCAACGCCATCAACGTGATGAAGGGCGCCGAGGCGGTGAGCACCTACCAGGGCCTTCCCGAGCAGGAGGCCTTCAACATCGAGTACTGGCTGCTCGAAGAAGCCAAGCTCCAGCGCATGGCTCCGCCCAAGGCCCTCTCCGGCAAAGTGGCCTACGTGACCGGCGGCACCGGCGGCATCGGCAAAGCCATCTGCGAGGAGCTGCTGAAACTCGGCGCCTGCGTGGTGGCCGTGGACCGCGACCGCCTGGAAGAAACCCAGGTTGAGCTGCGCAAAAAATTTGGCCAGGACAGCGCCCTCACGGCCGCCATCAACGTGACCGATGCCGAGAGCATCGCCGAGTCACTGCGCCAGGCGGTGCTGCAGTTTGGCGGCGTTGACATCATCGTGAACTGCGCGGGTTTGTCGATTTCCAAGCCTTTGGCTGAGACGACGCAAGCCGATTGGGACATTCTGAACGACGTGCTGGTGAAAGGTCAGTTCCTGGTGAGCCAGGCGGCCGTGGCCATCCTGCGCCAGCAGGGCCTGGGCGGCGACATCGTGAACATTGCCAGCAAAAACGGCCTCGTGGCCGGGCCCAACAACGTGGCCTACGGCACGGCCAAGGCCGCGCAGCTGCACATGAGCCGCCTGCTGGCAGCCGAGCTCGGCGGCGACAAGATTCGCGTGAATACCGTGAATCCCGATGCCGTGCTGCGCGGCTCCAAAATCTGGGAAGGCGACTGGGCCGCCGGCCGGGCCAAGGCCTACGGCATCTCGGTGGAAGAGCTGCCCCAGCACTACGCCAAGCGCACGCTGCTGGGCGAGGAGCTGCTGGCCGAAGACATCGCCAAGGCCGTGCGTGTCTTTGTGGACGGCTCGCTGAGCAAGAGCACCGGCAACGTGCTCAACGTCGACGGCGGCGTGGCCATGGCCTTCGTGCGCTAA
- the rhaT gene encoding L-rhamnose/proton symporter RhaT, with product MAVIWGVILHALGGFASGSFYLPYKKVNGWAWESYWLVGGIVSWVFAPIIMGSLTVHNLFGVLAQADHSTLLWTYIWGVLWGFGGLTFGLAMRYLGLSLGMAVTLGLCAVFGTVVPPLWLGTFPELIHSASGQVIMMGLVVCVMGIVVCGLAGFMKERSLTDAQKQETIAEFSLRKGVLVAVFSGVMSACFSFGLTAGQPIAEIAKHSGTSELFANNAILVIILLGGLTTNAVWCIYLNLKNKTYTDYLNPSAPALRNVIFCALAGTTWYFQFFFYGMGDSQMGAYRFSGWTLHMAFIIAFSSFWGLYLHEWRGANKLTMRTVSLGILAVVLSTVIVGYGNYLGSEKPEKEASASVSARE from the coding sequence ATGGCTGTCATTTGGGGAGTAATCCTTCACGCGCTGGGCGGCTTTGCCTCCGGCAGTTTTTACCTGCCTTATAAGAAGGTCAACGGCTGGGCCTGGGAAAGCTACTGGCTGGTGGGCGGCATCGTGTCGTGGGTATTTGCGCCCATCATCATGGGCTCGCTCACGGTGCACAACCTGTTTGGGGTGCTGGCCCAGGCCGACCACTCCACCTTGCTCTGGACCTATATATGGGGCGTGCTCTGGGGCTTCGGCGGGCTCACCTTTGGGTTGGCCATGCGCTACCTGGGCTTGTCGTTGGGCATGGCCGTCACGCTGGGGCTTTGCGCGGTGTTTGGCACGGTGGTGCCGCCGCTGTGGCTGGGCACTTTCCCCGAGCTGATTCACTCGGCCTCGGGGCAGGTGATTATGATGGGGCTGGTGGTGTGCGTGATGGGCATTGTGGTGTGCGGCCTGGCCGGCTTTATGAAGGAAAGGTCGCTTACTGACGCGCAGAAGCAGGAAACCATTGCCGAGTTTTCGCTGCGCAAGGGCGTGCTGGTGGCTGTGTTCTCGGGCGTTATGAGTGCCTGCTTCTCCTTTGGCCTCACAGCCGGCCAGCCCATTGCCGAAATCGCCAAGCACTCCGGCACCAGCGAGCTGTTTGCCAATAACGCCATTCTGGTCATTATTCTGCTCGGCGGCCTCACCACCAACGCGGTGTGGTGCATCTACCTCAACCTCAAAAACAAGACCTACACCGACTACCTCAATCCGTCGGCCCCGGCTTTGCGCAATGTCATTTTCTGCGCGCTGGCGGGCACCACCTGGTACTTCCAGTTCTTCTTCTACGGCATGGGCGACAGCCAGATGGGCGCCTACCGCTTCTCGGGCTGGACGCTGCACATGGCCTTCATCATCGCCTTCAGCAGCTTCTGGGGCTTGTACCTGCACGAGTGGCGTGGGGCCAACAAGCTCACCATGCGCACCGTGTCGCTGGGCATTCTGGCGGTGGTGCTGTCTACTGTCATAGTGGGCTACGGCAACTACCTGGGCTCGGAGAAGCCCGAGAAGGAGGCCTCAGCCTCGGTGAGTGCCCGCGAATAG
- a CDS encoding SusC/RagA family TonB-linked outer membrane protein has translation MNKLYRLACLLLFLLAGYMPGALAQGRTVSGKVTTADTKEALPGVTVLLKGTTNGTGTGPDGTYTLQVPNEGGTLVFSFVGYASQEIALAGQSTISPALAVDTKGLDEVVVVGYGTQKAGNVTGAITGVTAKEIEERPINRIENALVGQMPGVYVQTPSGEPGAELQIRVRGAASINASNEPLYVVDGVPVDNLRGINPTDVANIEVLKDAASAAIYGSRGSNGVVLVTTKRGKKGAAKLNFSGFTGIQKVESKLDVQSPEDWIQMRKEGIDEDWVKQNPLNRPEDSRATRLQRLTVNGVPPSTTNIIRYTYDPKWAYGQDSLAYTDWQNALFRKARMQQYTVGVSGGTDNVTYNINGSYLDQDGVIVGTNLKRATLRANFDAQIKKGIKLFMTLAPSMEWASLGRVDGTGGQALNAAQMPPVGPKDAGNYVGAQPYRTYNYSGNYISPVAVLERSQVQGTRTRLNANMGLNLDLYKGLQLQLLGALDNGYYQDQQFYPTNTDRNWFNATNEGALSRSRYYQTFNTRYLFQSVLNYTRSFGNHNLSAIAGYSVERTEEDRSQQENAQLPNDWTYLFDRANSTTNQTSIAVPVKDMLLSYFTRAQYDYKQKYLLSASLRRDGSSKFGNSRPFGYFPAVSVGWRVSGEDFMQGISVISDLKFRASWGVTGNNRIPSNSQFATLGVNNYPLGTGTAATGYSPANFQNDVLGWEQTASFNYGVDFGVLDNRLQVSADYYIKNTTDLLYTVPVSSITGFTKSLQNIGDVRNVGVELGLNSRNLVGAFQWNTSFNTSYNDNKVVRLGTDNTPVPGGFSNLTSLLQVGVPINSFYLYDAIGVYQTQAEVDAGPKMSGTRVGDTKYRDVNGDGVITNDDRTIIGNPQPKFTFGVTNNFRYKGFDLNVLVNAQQGGDLYSLIGRSIDRPGMGYLYNHSSNWNNRWRSEANPGDGKTPSIGATTGAYFDSRWLYSSDYIRVKNITLGYTLPKQRFYSGARVYFALENAYIWHNYTGGFSPEALQAGGYDNGSYPQARTYTFGFNLSI, from the coding sequence ATGAACAAGCTCTACAGACTGGCTTGCTTGCTCCTGTTTCTGCTCGCTGGCTATATGCCGGGCGCGTTGGCGCAGGGCCGCACCGTGAGCGGTAAGGTGACTACTGCCGACACCAAAGAAGCCCTGCCCGGCGTGACGGTGCTGCTGAAAGGCACCACCAACGGCACCGGCACCGGCCCCGACGGCACCTACACCCTGCAGGTGCCGAACGAGGGCGGGACGCTGGTGTTCTCCTTTGTGGGCTATGCCTCGCAGGAAATTGCCCTTGCGGGTCAGTCCACCATTAGCCCTGCCCTGGCCGTCGATACCAAAGGGCTGGACGAGGTGGTAGTGGTAGGCTACGGCACCCAGAAAGCTGGAAACGTGACCGGCGCCATCACCGGCGTCACGGCCAAGGAGATTGAAGAGCGGCCCATCAACCGCATCGAGAACGCGCTGGTGGGCCAGATGCCCGGCGTGTACGTGCAGACGCCATCCGGCGAGCCGGGCGCCGAGCTGCAGATTCGGGTGCGGGGCGCGGCTTCTATTAATGCATCGAACGAGCCGCTGTATGTGGTAGACGGCGTGCCCGTGGACAACCTGCGCGGCATCAACCCCACCGACGTGGCCAACATTGAAGTGCTCAAGGACGCGGCCTCGGCCGCCATCTACGGCTCGCGCGGCTCCAACGGCGTGGTGCTCGTAACCACCAAGCGCGGCAAGAAAGGCGCGGCCAAGCTCAATTTTTCGGGCTTTACGGGTATTCAGAAAGTAGAAAGCAAGCTCGACGTGCAATCGCCCGAGGACTGGATTCAGATGCGCAAAGAAGGCATCGACGAGGACTGGGTGAAGCAAAACCCGCTCAACCGCCCCGAGGACTCCCGGGCCACGCGCCTTCAGCGCCTGACCGTGAACGGCGTGCCGCCGAGCACCACCAACATCATTCGCTACACCTACGACCCCAAGTGGGCATACGGCCAAGACAGCCTCGCCTACACCGACTGGCAGAACGCCCTGTTCCGCAAGGCCAGGATGCAGCAGTACACGGTGGGCGTGTCGGGCGGTACCGACAACGTAACCTACAACATCAACGGCTCCTACCTCGACCAGGACGGCGTGATTGTGGGCACCAACCTGAAGCGCGCCACCCTGCGGGCCAACTTCGATGCCCAGATTAAGAAAGGCATCAAGCTGTTTATGACCCTGGCGCCCAGCATGGAGTGGGCCAGCCTGGGCCGCGTAGACGGCACCGGTGGGCAGGCCCTGAACGCCGCCCAGATGCCCCCCGTGGGCCCCAAGGACGCCGGCAACTACGTGGGCGCCCAGCCTTACCGCACCTACAACTACTCGGGCAACTACATCAGCCCGGTGGCGGTGCTGGAGCGCAGCCAGGTGCAAGGCACCCGCACCCGCCTCAACGCCAACATGGGCCTGAACCTGGACCTTTACAAAGGCCTGCAGCTGCAGTTGCTGGGCGCCCTGGACAACGGCTACTACCAGGACCAGCAGTTTTACCCCACCAACACCGACCGCAACTGGTTCAACGCCACCAACGAAGGCGCATTGAGCCGCTCGCGCTACTACCAGACTTTCAACACGCGCTACCTCTTCCAGAGCGTGCTGAACTACACCCGCTCGTTTGGCAACCACAACCTGAGCGCCATTGCAGGCTACTCCGTCGAGCGCACCGAGGAAGACCGGTCGCAGCAGGAAAATGCCCAGCTGCCCAACGACTGGACCTACCTGTTTGACCGCGCCAACTCCACTACCAACCAGACCAGCATTGCTGTGCCGGTGAAGGACATGCTTTTGTCGTACTTCACCCGCGCCCAATACGACTACAAGCAGAAGTACCTGCTGTCGGCCAGCCTGCGGCGCGACGGCTCCTCGAAATTCGGCAACAGCCGGCCATTTGGCTACTTCCCGGCCGTGTCGGTGGGCTGGCGCGTGTCGGGTGAGGACTTCATGCAGGGCATATCGGTTATCAGCGACCTGAAATTCCGGGCCAGCTGGGGCGTTACCGGCAACAACCGCATTCCCAGCAACTCGCAGTTTGCCACCCTGGGCGTGAACAACTACCCGCTGGGCACAGGTACCGCCGCCACCGGCTACAGCCCCGCCAACTTCCAGAACGACGTGTTGGGCTGGGAGCAAACCGCCAGCTTTAACTACGGCGTGGATTTCGGTGTCCTCGACAACCGCCTGCAGGTGTCGGCCGACTACTACATCAAAAACACCACCGACCTGCTCTACACCGTGCCGGTGTCGTCCATCACAGGCTTCACCAAAAGCCTGCAAAACATCGGCGACGTGCGCAACGTGGGCGTGGAGCTGGGCCTGAACTCGCGCAACCTCGTGGGCGCCTTTCAGTGGAATACCTCCTTTAACACTTCCTACAACGACAACAAAGTGGTGCGCCTGGGCACCGACAACACGCCCGTACCCGGCGGCTTCAGCAACCTGACCAGCCTGCTGCAGGTGGGCGTGCCCATCAACTCCTTTTACCTCTACGATGCCATCGGCGTGTACCAGACCCAGGCCGAGGTTGATGCCGGCCCCAAAATGTCCGGCACCCGCGTGGGCGACACCAAATACCGCGACGTGAACGGCGACGGCGTCATCACCAACGACGACCGCACCATCATTGGCAACCCCCAGCCCAAGTTCACTTTCGGGGTAACCAACAACTTCCGCTACAAAGGCTTCGACCTGAACGTGCTGGTGAACGCCCAGCAGGGCGGCGACTTGTACTCGCTCATCGGCCGCTCCATCGACCGGCCGGGCATGGGCTACCTCTACAACCACTCCTCGAACTGGAACAACCGCTGGCGCTCCGAAGCCAACCCCGGCGACGGCAAGACGCCATCTATCGGCGCCACCACCGGTGCTTATTTTGACTCGCGCTGGCTGTACAGCTCCGACTACATCCGCGTGAAGAACATCACCTTGGGCTACACCCTGCCCAAGCAGCGCTTCTACAGCGGGGCCCGCGTGTACTTCGCGCTGGAAAACGCCTACATCTGGCACAACTACACCGGCGGCTTCTCGCCGGAGGCGCTGCAAGCCGGCGGCTACGACAACGGCAGCTACCCGCAGGCCCGCACCTACACGTTCGGCTTCAACCTGTCGATTTAA
- a CDS encoding RagB/SusD family nutrient uptake outer membrane protein: MNALKLLAYSAALGLGTLLASSCSEKELYIPPVANNTADEFYKDEAQVNQGVIAIYNGALSFPQSSNWNMSEFRSDNINAQVQTVQRDFSDISNFTATSQLGQLQATWTDLFEVVYRSNILLEKIQPFSFARVNQFKGEARFLRAYAYFDLVRYWGPVPIADHVLGIEESKTVPRAPIADVYKLIVDDLTFAAANLPASYGTTDKGRATKWAAKAMLARVYLTMYGYPLRQSSALPLAKQQLMDVYAAAGPTTFSMAANFADLFKTVNDNKYAVFEIQYASGGVGLGSTIPWDQGSVFPSWWSPFSPSQTDITPSPDFLGRNWSIKDLRRKATLDTVYVNPTTNAITVTRAQFTKFLEKGTTAPQNNRDYSNNFPIIRFEDVMLMYAEVLTEESGSVQPLALSLVNQIRTRSGVAAYTATSPETASKAAFIAAILKERKYEFAAEGLRWFDLVRTGNAISVMTAYKRLTINSGFRQLDEHDLLFPIPLLELRINPGFWQQNPGYN; the protein is encoded by the coding sequence ATGAACGCACTTAAACTTCTGGCGTACTCCGCCGCACTGGGACTGGGCACGCTGCTGGCATCTTCCTGCAGCGAAAAAGAACTCTACATTCCGCCCGTGGCCAACAACACGGCCGACGAATTCTACAAGGACGAGGCACAAGTAAACCAGGGCGTAATTGCCATTTACAACGGCGCCCTCTCGTTTCCGCAAAGCTCGAACTGGAACATGTCGGAGTTTCGCTCCGATAACATCAACGCGCAGGTGCAGACCGTGCAGCGGGATTTCAGCGACATCAGCAACTTCACGGCTACTTCGCAGCTGGGTCAGCTCCAGGCCACCTGGACCGATTTGTTTGAAGTGGTGTACCGCTCGAACATTCTGCTCGAGAAAATCCAGCCCTTCTCCTTTGCCCGCGTGAACCAGTTCAAGGGCGAAGCCCGGTTCCTGCGCGCCTACGCCTACTTCGACCTGGTGCGCTACTGGGGCCCGGTGCCCATTGCCGACCACGTGCTGGGCATTGAGGAGTCGAAAACGGTGCCGCGCGCACCCATTGCCGACGTGTACAAGCTCATCGTCGACGACCTGACCTTTGCCGCCGCCAACCTGCCCGCTTCCTACGGCACCACCGACAAGGGCCGCGCCACCAAGTGGGCTGCCAAGGCCATGCTGGCCCGCGTGTACCTCACCATGTACGGCTACCCGCTGCGCCAGTCCAGCGCCCTGCCGCTGGCCAAGCAGCAGCTGATGGATGTGTACGCCGCTGCCGGCCCCACCACGTTCTCGATGGCCGCCAACTTCGCCGACCTATTCAAAACCGTGAACGACAACAAGTACGCGGTGTTTGAAATCCAGTACGCCTCGGGCGGCGTGGGCCTGGGTAGCACCATTCCGTGGGACCAGGGCAGCGTGTTTCCGTCGTGGTGGTCGCCCTTCTCGCCCAGCCAGACCGACATCACGCCCAGCCCCGACTTCCTGGGCCGCAACTGGTCCATCAAGGACCTGCGCCGCAAAGCCACGCTGGACACCGTATATGTGAACCCGACTACCAACGCCATTACCGTGACCCGGGCGCAGTTCACCAAGTTCCTGGAGAAAGGCACCACCGCCCCGCAGAACAATCGCGACTACTCCAACAACTTCCCCATCATTCGCTTCGAGGACGTAATGCTGATGTACGCCGAGGTGCTGACCGAGGAAAGCGGCTCGGTGCAGCCGCTAGCCCTGTCGCTGGTGAACCAGATTCGGACCCGCTCGGGCGTCGCGGCCTACACCGCCACCTCGCCCGAAACGGCCAGCAAAGCCGCGTTCATTGCCGCTATTTTGAAGGAGCGCAAGTACGAGTTTGCCGCCGAAGGCCTGCGTTGGTTCGACCTGGTACGCACCGGCAACGCCATCTCGGTGATGACGGCCTACAAGCGGCTGACCATCAACAGCGGCTTCCGCCAGCTCGACGAGCACGACCTGCTCTTCCCCATTCCCTTGCTGGAGCTGCGCATCAACCCCGGCTTCTGGCAGCAGAACCCCGGCTACAACTAG
- a CDS encoding rhamnogalacturonan lyase — MKSRCISLALAAALLGAGPSATLPPAPQAQPERLGRGIVAIAQPDGKVFISWRLLASDAPGVGFNVYRTNGAGAPIKLNDQPLTAGTNFLDIAGKTSSSKYFVRVAGAAATPDASDASALATAWSEGFLRVPLQPPPEGTVSSGPETSAYTYTANDASAADLDGDGQYEIVLKWEPTNAHDNSQGGLTGPVILDAYKLDGTRLWRINLGRNIRAGAHYTQFMVYDLDGDGKAEVACKTADGTVDGMGKAVGDATKDYRSLTVPSDGPSVLTARDAKYGRILAGPEYFTVFNGLTGAALASTPYLPARGDLSGWGGLGGNGGNDRYGNRADRFLAAVAYLDGSRPSVVMCRGYYGRTVLAAWDWRGGQLKSRWVFDSKDGKNPFSGMGNHGLSVNDVDGDGKDEIVYGSMVVDDNGTGLYSTGLRHGDALHVSDLDPSTPGLEAWGVHENEEKVPGYENGPGAAMYDARTGKTLFARLPGQDVGRGMAADIDPRYPGAEVWVSNPELGLLTCKGERIGPSPRSVNFGLWWDGDLLRELLNDTRVEKWDYQAGQLNKPLEGKAFGAASCNGSKATPCLSADLLGDWREEVVWRTANNSALLIFSSTIPTTHRLTTLMQDRAYRLGVARENVGYNQPPHPGFFLGEGMKAL, encoded by the coding sequence ATGAAATCCCGCTGCATTTCGCTGGCCTTGGCTGCCGCCCTGCTTGGGGCGGGCCCTTCGGCTACCTTGCCCCCGGCCCCCCAGGCGCAGCCCGAACGGCTGGGGCGCGGGATAGTAGCCATTGCCCAACCCGATGGCAAGGTGTTCATTAGCTGGCGCCTGCTGGCTTCTGACGCGCCTGGGGTGGGCTTTAACGTGTACCGCACCAACGGCGCCGGAGCCCCCATCAAGCTCAATGACCAGCCCCTGACTGCGGGCACCAACTTTCTGGACATAGCCGGCAAAACATCATCCTCGAAGTACTTCGTCCGGGTGGCCGGAGCTGCCGCCACTCCCGATGCTTCGGACGCTTCTGCGCTGGCTACCGCTTGGAGCGAAGGCTTCCTGCGTGTGCCTTTGCAACCGCCGCCCGAAGGCACCGTGAGCAGCGGCCCCGAAACCAGCGCCTACACCTACACCGCCAACGACGCCTCCGCGGCCGACCTGGACGGCGACGGCCAGTACGAAATTGTGCTGAAATGGGAGCCCACCAACGCCCACGACAACAGCCAGGGCGGCCTCACGGGCCCCGTCATTCTTGATGCGTATAAGCTGGACGGCACCCGCCTCTGGCGCATCAATCTGGGCCGAAACATCCGGGCCGGCGCGCACTACACGCAGTTCATGGTGTACGACCTCGACGGCGATGGCAAAGCCGAAGTGGCCTGCAAAACCGCCGATGGCACCGTCGATGGCATGGGCAAAGCTGTGGGCGATGCTACCAAAGACTACCGCTCGCTCACTGTGCCCAGCGACGGCCCCAGCGTGCTCACGGCCCGCGATGCCAAGTACGGCCGCATCTTGGCCGGGCCAGAGTATTTCACGGTGTTCAACGGTCTCACTGGCGCGGCGCTAGCCAGCACGCCCTACCTGCCCGCCCGTGGCGACCTGAGCGGCTGGGGCGGCCTCGGCGGCAACGGAGGCAACGACCGCTACGGCAACCGTGCCGACCGATTCCTGGCCGCCGTGGCCTACCTCGACGGCAGCCGGCCCAGCGTGGTGATGTGCCGCGGCTACTACGGCCGCACTGTGCTGGCCGCCTGGGACTGGCGCGGTGGCCAGCTCAAGTCGCGCTGGGTCTTCGACTCGAAAGATGGCAAGAATCCCTTTTCCGGCATGGGCAACCACGGCCTGAGCGTGAACGATGTGGACGGCGACGGCAAAGACGAAATCGTGTACGGCTCGATGGTGGTCGACGACAATGGCACGGGGCTCTACAGCACCGGCCTGCGCCACGGCGACGCCCTGCACGTGAGCGACCTCGACCCCAGCACGCCCGGCCTGGAAGCCTGGGGCGTGCACGAAAACGAAGAGAAAGTGCCCGGCTACGAAAACGGCCCCGGGGCCGCGATGTACGATGCCCGAACCGGCAAAACCCTCTTCGCCCGGCTGCCCGGCCAGGACGTGGGCCGCGGCATGGCCGCCGACATCGACCCGCGCTACCCCGGCGCCGAAGTCTGGGTAAGCAACCCGGAATTGGGCCTGCTCACCTGCAAGGGCGAGCGCATCGGCCCGTCGCCGCGCTCCGTGAACTTTGGCCTGTGGTGGGATGGGGATTTGCTGCGTGAGCTGCTCAACGACACCCGCGTGGAAAAGTGGGACTACCAGGCCGGCCAGCTCAACAAGCCGCTTGAGGGCAAAGCCTTCGGTGCCGCGTCCTGCAACGGCAGCAAAGCCACGCCCTGCCTCAGCGCCGACCTGCTGGGCGACTGGCGCGAGGAAGTAGTCTGGCGCACCGCCAACAACTCCGCGCTGCTGATTTTCAGCAGCACCATTCCCACCACGCACCGCCTCACCACGCTGATGCAGGACCGCGCCTACCGCCTTGGCGTGGCCCGCGAAAACGTGGGCTACAACCAGCCGCCGCACCCCGGCTTTTTTCTGGGCGAAGGCATGAAAGCCCTGTAG
- a CDS encoding rhamnogalacturonan acetylesterase, with the protein MNKSWFATRCLTVVAVLFLLVGFGKPAGPPTLFLIGDSTVNNNGNGQMGWGNVVASHFDTTKIKVRNNAKAGRSTRTFITEGRWEKTIAAIRPGDFLIMQFGHNEGSAPDTTKAGRRGVLRGTGAETKDLVWPDGHPETVNTYGWYLRKFIREAKAKGATPVVCSMIPRNEWKDGKVIRASNDFGKWAQEVAQQEGVAFINLNEITALKYDKLGPDEVKKFFPGDHTHTNEAGARLNAESVVDGIKSNKKLALNKYLAKK; encoded by the coding sequence ATGAATAAATCTTGGTTTGCGACCCGCTGCTTGACAGTGGTCGCAGTACTTTTCCTGCTGGTGGGCTTTGGCAAGCCGGCGGGGCCGCCCACGCTGTTTCTCATTGGCGACTCCACGGTGAACAACAACGGCAACGGGCAAATGGGCTGGGGCAACGTCGTTGCCAGCCACTTCGATACGACCAAAATCAAGGTGCGCAACAACGCCAAGGCTGGCCGCAGCACCCGCACGTTCATCACGGAAGGCCGCTGGGAGAAAACTATTGCCGCCATCCGGCCCGGTGATTTTCTCATCATGCAGTTTGGCCACAACGAAGGCAGCGCGCCCGACACCACCAAGGCCGGCCGCCGCGGCGTGCTGCGCGGCACCGGCGCAGAAACCAAGGACCTGGTATGGCCCGACGGCCACCCCGAAACCGTGAACACCTACGGTTGGTACCTGCGCAAATTCATCCGCGAAGCCAAGGCCAAAGGCGCCACACCGGTGGTCTGCTCCATGATTCCGCGCAACGAGTGGAAGGATGGGAAAGTCATCCGCGCCAGCAACGACTTCGGCAAGTGGGCCCAGGAAGTAGCCCAACAAGAGGGCGTGGCATTCATCAACCTCAACGAGATAACGGCGCTGAAATACGATAAGCTGGGTCCGGACGAGGTAAAGAAGTTTTTCCCCGGCGACCACACCCACACCAACGAAGCCGGCGCCCGCCTGAACGCTGAGTCGGTGGTAGATGGCATTAAAAGCAACAAGAAGCTGGCGCTGAATAAATACCTGGCTAAGAAATAA